The Argiope bruennichi chromosome 9, qqArgBrue1.1, whole genome shotgun sequence nucleotide sequence tgatttctacaTGATAGAATAAAGCAGCGTTTGTAGAtcgtatatttaattaaatttctcgcGGACTTCAATCTGACAAAACATAATTTCGTACTCCTGCAATTAGAGTCCTATTCTTTATACGTtacttaatgaataatttaagcaaatccataaaaatactaataattataatttttcaatattgaatactatttttaataGCGTTTGTAGAtcgtatatttaattaaatttctcgcGGACTTCAATCTGACAAAACATAATTTCGTACTCCTGCAATTAGAGTCCTATTCTTTATACGTtacttaatgaataatttaagcaaatccataaaaatactaataattataatttttcaatattgaatactatttttaattgaaagagcTTTATTTAACTAGCGgggtggtcttctcaaaactttcacGTATTCTCTCTAATACATTTGCATTATAGATAGTTTCAGACGGGTAAAATGTGATGAGCTTTGATACGAAGGTGAAATCAAAGCTTCTCAGTATTTACATTTCTATacacaatttctatttttatacaatagTGTTCAGGACGATAacactatttttcttaaaaagtgatTTAAGTACTTGCAGATatgatgctttaaaaattacaggGGTTTCAATTAGTTTCCCATTGTTTCGTTGTTACAATTGTATGGAATCAATTAACTTTAACTAAACTTGCAATTTCCTTTTACGGATTGTGCAATCAATGCCAATTATAGGTTTTTCGGTCTAAAATATCTGAATTgataaaatcgtttgcatttttggTATATGATAACTAACACCGCCTTAATTTTTcgttcaatttaaatattattttaagaaatttatctatTGATATCTTATTTATCGTTGTAGGtttgtgttaaattataaaaggattttaaatttataaataatttatacgaTAATTCAGTCTTaacattttactttcaaatagaGAAGTGAAAATTCAACcatatataaacttatataaatggaaatatcttTCTAAAGACCTACATAAAAAGGCTTCTTAATTGAAATTCTCTATTATTAGCAATTTCTGTTTTGTCCAAAGTTTGTATtggagaaataatttcaatttaaaattgtaattttaccAGTTCtctttaatggaataaatttcattaaaaacagcTGCTTCAAAATGCTTacatatttttgagattttacttAATGTATTTTAGATACAATGAAATCATGTAACTGccgaaaattcaattttgtagaCTATTGCAAACTATTATATGAAAAGATTTCTCCTAACTATCACTTAATCGATTAACTATATCAGAAATAGGGGATGAAATAATGgattctttaattaaaagtgaaCGATGCTTTTTGTTCTTCGTTGATGCATTAAACATGAACCTTGCTTTGTTCATGTATATTAAATTGTTATAGTGAAGAGATATGAACTCATTTAAACGTTCTAAGATACTTTATAGTTTTCTTTGCTTAGTAATTATATTTACCTGAGGTTTTAGGtataaatacagtttttcaaagtttattaagacataccttattttatttattcctttattaacTGAGAATAGTAGATTGTTCATAAtggttgttatatttttaaataatatatctaaatttcaaaACCTTTGGTAAATTAAAATGCAGCATTTGTCTGAATTCAGGCTTTATTCAagtatatctgaaataattttttttaaaaataaatcttttctagaaaaaagaaattttgcaatattttaatgatgtttgtAACCAAGTTTGCTAgacaaattggaaaaatattctttcttctttcatATATTCTGGTATAACgaaatattgtttgaatataactgcgtcatttaaatttaaatcttagcTAGTTGCCTTTTCTGAAGCAGATGAGGTCCTATTTCACCAATGCTGTTGCaaccttaaaaaaagaaaattattagtcattttaagaaatacaaggctacttttgaaataataataataataataataataaaaaactgaagaaattgaTAAAGAAGTCAACGAAAATTTATatgacataaataaaatttttgtcaattaatCAACCTCCACCACGAAAGAATGTAATTTCAACGTATCTTAAAAGATACATCTTTATGagagccggcgtcctgacataggggtaacgcatcttccccgtgatctgagcgtcccgggttcgaatcccggttagGGCAtggcgttctatctgtgaggtgtgtgaatgtgctcccttgtaaaaaggggttgtacaagcaaatgtgtgagtttcatcttcgtatgagctagaagtctgacttctgccctcgggtgctcaggggtctttaccctcagaagctcctgcaccccctttccgtggcaACGCGGACACGACACCATCATCATCACTTCCTTATGAGAATACTATCTACTGAAATGGGTCCCATGACAAGACAGCGGAAAATTTCTGCATCTTTTCATTAATACGCTGCTTACATTATTTCGTAACTAAAATAGCTAGATCAGTTTTGGATATATATGAACAAGCGTGGgatatattctagaaaatttaaaaattttggtcgAGTTTATAGAGAGTCATCCAGCTCAAATGGAATTCAGATTATAATTTagtgaatgaaatttgtatttctcCATAATTACCTTATAAAGGAAGATTTAAAGATAATACAGATTGATAGATTTATAACCTTATTGTAATGAGAGTGTTATTTAAATAATCCCCACTATTATAGATTCTCGGATATTATAGGCTGAAAGGTGGTTTTCAACAATTGCGTTCGAATGTTTTTAACCTATGTAAGTGATGATTGGTTGATATGCTCACATTAATTTCATACATGCCTCCTGATAATGAAATTAGAAGAGGAAATGCGAAGGGAGGTGAAATTATGTTGTCATTATATCTTCGGACAAAAGAAAACCTACtcgattaaatttcaaattaatatttcttaatatgaaattttaaaactgtatcattttttattcatcactCTCCAGCGTCATGGCGATATGCTGGAAAAATATTGGTTTCAGAACAAGGAATTCTTGATCTTGAAGAACTCGATCCTACTAAAGTTAATTCTGATACACATTTAGCCCTTCGGATCAAAAACTGAACCACCAAGAAGTGGATACCCACTAGGAcattaaattcaaactttactGCCCTAATGCAGCTACGGATTCATTAAATTCTGCGGGTCAAACATTAAACCACCGAGAAGTGGATACCCAATCAATTGACTTGTTCCGAAATCTTTTCCCCTAATGCCATCATTCATTCCTTTAAAATCCCTTGGATCAAACATTAAAATGTCTATATAAGAAATGGATGGCCATTCAGATGTCGTGTTTCAAAGTGGATTCCACTAACGTCACTAATGTTTCACGTTAAAATCCTTCAGGTCAAACATTAAGCCGCTGACAATTGGATATCCATTCGAATGCCATGTTCCACATTCATTTGCCCAAACACCACTGCTAATCCATGTGAATCAACTCTTCAATCTCGAATTCTTTGGATTAAACAATTAACGACCGAGATATAAATATGCAGTCGCATGGCGTGTTACAATTCGATTCTATTATAATCTGTATTGATACACATTAAATCCTTCAGGTCAAGCATTATACTGTCAACAAATAAATATCCAATTATATATCATGCTCCAAGCTCGTTTCAACTAAATTGGATATCCATTCGAATGCCATGTTCCACATTCATTTGCACAAACACCACTACTAATCCATGTGAATCAACTCTTCAATATCAACTCTTCAATCTTCAAATATTCGATTCTATTATAATCTGTATTGATACACATTAAATCCTCCAGGTCAAGCATTATACTGTCAACAAATAAATATCCAATTATATATCATGCTCCAAGCTCGTTTCAACTAAATTGGATATCCATTCGAATGCCGTGTTCCACATTCATTTGCCCAAACACCACTACTAATCCATGTGAATCAACTCTTCAATCTCGAATTCTTTGGATTAAACAATTAACGATCGGAAAATATATATGCACTCGCATGGCGTGTTAAAAATTCGATTCTATTATAATCTGTATTGATACACATTAAATCCTCCAGGTCAAGCATTATACTGTCAACAAATAAATATCCAATTATATATCATGTTCCAAGCTCGTTTCAACTAACGCCACTActgatgcacattaaatctgtCAGATCAAACATTAAATCGTTCAGAAGTGGATACTCACTCGGAAGTAGTGTTCCAATTCGGTTTGCTGTAACGCCACTACTGACCCATATTAAAGCCTTCGGGCCAAAGAAATAGCTATTCTCTAATGCTATGTTCTACTGACGCATTATCAATCAATGATAATCCCTTCGGGTTAAACATTCAACTGCCAAGAAATGAACCCCCAATCAGCTGTCATGCTCCAAACTCTATTCCACTCATTCGAGTCAAACAGTAAACTGCTGAGAAATGGATATTCAATCGAATTTTGCATTTCAATCTCGACTGCACTGACGTTAATTCCTTCAAGAATTCAACCGCTAAGAAGAGGTTACCCACTCGAATTTCATGTTCCTAACTCGATTGTATTAACGCCTCTGTTGATGAATATTACTCCTTCGGGTCAAACATTCAACCAATTAGAAGTGTACAGTAGTGTCATTACTCTTTAGAATAAAGAGGTTGCTCAGTGATTTCTCAAAGGGACATTAGTCATACTTGAATAAACTTTTACAACTTACAccaaacatttacaattttataatagtttttttcatgttattgttAATACTCTTTTATTAGGTTTGTTTTAGTTAATTTATGTTAGCATGTAACTTCATATCTTTGAGTACTTTGAGATCTTTGAGTACTTATAAATAACCATGCATTAGAATTCGGATGcttttttctctcttatttttaataaaataaatacctgCTAGATGCATTGCCCTGTCAAGTTCAGATCTTAGTATCTCCAGAAGGGATCGTACACCATCTTGTCCCTAAAAAGAAATGGGAGGagtttgtattttaattcttatactaAACTAATGATTATGATATTTTCAAACTATGTATGCTTAATTTTAATACTGTCATTGACAcataaaaggattaaataataaGTGCCAGTGATTTCAAAGGAATTGATATAAATCTGAATATGAAATCATGCTAATTTGAAGTAATCTATTAAATCATAACTTTAAGTGTAAACGAAATTGCAAAACTTTAGCAACGAATACTCTTTTAGTGACTGTGTTACTTATTCTATTATTAGGTTTAAATGAGTACTTGAAGCTAATATTGCACGATATGGAAAATAAGACTTCGAAATCAGTTGCTTTCAATagaaagttaagaaatttttagttaaacTTCGAtgctatttattgaaaatgttcaaaatatgtttgtttaGAAAATCTTTACTGCCAACAAAATTCAgactaaataatttgtaattcgtAATATACTTACAGAATGGTTGAGACCATAAAGAATAGGTCTACCAACAAACACACATCTAGCACCTAAGGCCAGAGCTTTAAGTACGTCACTTCCCCACCTTACTCCCCCGTCCACGTAGATCTCACAGCCAGTGCCAGCCAAAGCAGAAGCGATATCAGGTAAAACATCCAGctgttaaataagaaataaatatacaatgtaatattatttatttagcaatagaaaaatttttactttagagaTAATTATTAGTCAATATACGGAGTCtcttaatcaatttattaatccTATTAGTCaatgaaaaatttgagaatttaaaacAGTGGTAAGTTTCTGCGAGTTTCATAAAAGAAGCAAATTTAATACTGcgaaaaaaatgttgtttggtAATTTAAAATCGGACGAATTACAAGAATGTATTAAAGTAAAACCAATTGAATAAGTAAATACTTATATCTTTAATAACTAAACAGGTAAATCaactaaataactgaaaaaattagaGAAACAACAAGGCATTTTgaaactcaaaattaaatatttattcttttttactttctcgtatacgtagtatagagaaagtatagtaatcgtcaaaaaattcgaactcgagattttgacgaatctccaaggtcaccttgagttcaaaaaatacatttctggaaaatgtccgtctgtatgtgataaagataactcaaaggcGCTTTGAGCtggacgattgaaatttggtataaagttcTTAGACCAAATTTacagacttctatcaaattttgagtaaaatctgttcagaggaaatccgtctgtccggctgttcgaatctaagataacatgataactacaaaacgaacagAGCTAGATACATACGATTGGGCACACAAATTTATCATCTATGGTGCAAACTCTTGCCTAATTTCCAGCCAAATTCAATAGCGGGATGActgtctgtcagtttgtactttctgaaacatgtaaacgcgataaattaaaaacgcaatgatttaaatatatcacatttagtACGGGATTTTGtcatcacaaatataattttgtgtcaaatttttctttcaatcgtatgagaaaaacgtgtctgaagCATAAATACGATTTTTGGATTCTATCAACCCATGTCAGGAAATAATCGCCAAAACACGCGTCAGTCAGTAAATACGGAATGACACATTTATTAGAATCGGGGAAAGTATTGaggtttgaaaaaaaagtttgaacaCTCCGGCTGGATTTTATAAAACCAAACACTTATGCATTAAGATGGGTGACTCAGTTTccttcaaaaattcaaaactttcttgaattcaaatgaattcaaaacttTCTTTAGTGGGAAATATTAGCTTGGTTTTATGATGGATTATTGTGTAAGATTCTAGCGAAAGCAGGCAATGACATATATGGAACATGATAACTGagtataaattaatcaaaataatattaatcaaataagtGAGAATAAGACCCACTTTTCCATTAAAAGCTTCagttatatcttaaatattttcatcaattctaATTGcttagtcaaattttatttcttatactaAAATTGATTATCTCATATAAGTTATTAAGAGTAATAGCAATTTTCTGATCACCAATATGcaaaaatctgtaataataaaaataaattatcgaatATATAAAAGCCTACAAGCTTTTTGGgtcatttattatctatttatggATTCTTTAGTGGATTAGTTTGGTATCCGCGGATTCGGCACACATTTCGgcaataaaaagacaatttttccaGGCAATTGACTTTGATACCTTGAATAAATTGTAAGACCAGATTAAAATTTCTATGCTAACTTCTTTTCCACCAAGTAACGCCAAGTTCACAAGCAAGGATAGcagctaaataaaattaagaacgCTGAAAAGTATTTATATCAAGCTAATAAAATGAGGAATTTTCGATTAGGCAAACTATGCAACAGACAAGGGCCGTTAAGCTGAGACTACAAGCAGTgtgatttaaacaaaattattatccTAGTTATTAGtccttaaatatataaatttgaaaaatatacaaatttaattaattaaaaaatactaatgtattattaacACATATAGAAATAATTGTTCATGTTCCGACAAGATTTATAACATTCACTTAGTTATTATCTTTAGATAAGGTTATACTTTTCAAGTTTATCTATACAGATGgctttcctgaaaaaatgcacTTTTACACACAATCATTTATAACTagctattagagcctttttctatctggtctcatgctgacaatgtcatatagcgccatctcgtacaTTTTTGGAGtatttgcattgttgccataggagaTAACCTtttggtacctcaaaattttgtgagatgtcGCTATATGACATAATCCGAATACGAATACGTTCGACTTGTATCTAATAGCAACAAtacaattattgtgttaacatattcgaataacatgttaaaataagtgcattcgtgatttttttttatttaaatgactagtTCATatataggtaagattgaaaatattcttgttgtttcgaaataaaattatatgttctaaaaaaaatcttaacaagcGAATTTTGGTCTCCCAGATTCTAGTATTTATAAGCACTGAAATTCTGCTTCAAcggtattttatagaatatatacgcttcaaaaagaaaatttggcattaaaatattgaaattattaatatatttacggTGTTTGGCGAGCAATCCAGTTGTCTTCCTCCGTGATTTGACACCCAAACTGCTGAAGCTCCGTACTTAACTGCTTCTAAAGCATCTTCCACTgtataaatcaaaatgaaacaatTGTATGAGACCaacgaataaaaatttgatcatttatattaatagaagTATTAAAAATCATCACAATAATAGAAGTATTAAAATCACAATTAATAGAagtattaaggtgtacgtacatactagaagaatttttttaaattttaactttaaaaatccatttttttacagtaggtcattaatatatgtttaaactcatttcaggacaaaaaaaaacatattacactaattattaattaattaattaattaatatttaatgagctaattagcctattttttgaaacatgatatatgaaattctaatttgtacagatacacaattctagttggaaatgatgcctaatattagtcttcatgttgtctgctttaatcaagttattaaaatttatagttttttaaacaattttttcatcaacgatgaatagaaatagcgagattttttctgtcattttaacttttaaatagctattaaaaatttatttctataaatataattttgattgaggcGCAAAACATCCgaaatttcatacagattattttgatatataaataactgtatttggttcatttcttgttgagttatgatcgtttgaatgaagcaacatagtggaaaaatatcattcttcataaaacgagttttaaaaacaccgtaactagagtttttaatgaaagcacctcaagaaaaataattataactcgagaaatatttcgaatattgacaacatcttggtatcatcTGAAAgttaaaggatcagagaacattattaagcaataaaaaaaaattcgatattttgtacgattttcgaagtttcaagtgtgtacatacaccttaaaaatcATCACCCTATCGCTGTCTCTACCAAAGgcaactaaataataaaaagcagaaCTGTCTGTTTAGGACCGCTACGTTAATTGAACCAgtatatttacttcaattttgtTAATATGGGGAATTTGACTTCAATGGTGTAAATAGGTTCCaggaatgtatttttatttccacCAAAATATAGTATGCAAAGAGCAAGTtagttgaaaaatttcaaactcatGGTTTTGACCAATTTTTATGTTCTAATGTTCATGTTCACCTTCTAAaatccaaaaacatatttttggatttataatCGTTTGTCTATGAGCATGatcacttaaaaatgttttgagatagGATAGGCGGATAATATTTCGATGTTACActctatgtttttatatttagatattaccAATTAAATATGTTAACGAAAGagtaataatacatataatgttttagagaaatatatatatatatatatatattgagaagtTCACAACAGTTTGaagagtaattatttatttaaatttttattaaataatattgatgcTCAAATTCCTTTATTAATGACTGCTGAGCAATACCTGATAAGATTCCTTTTAGGATCACGGGCAGTTTGGTCACACTCTTCACCCACGCAACATCTTCCCAACTTAAAGCGCCATTAAGCATGTCTGTGTTGGAAGTGTGCCTTCGTGCTTCTTTATCTACTATTGGATTCTCTTTTAGTGCCTCTTCAAGATTCGGAGCTCTGAAAATACAGAATTCCTTCAATTATGAATAgaactgcaataattttaatttcatttcttttaaaattactagtACTTATAATCGGACATGATAAAGATTCCAAGCTGGCATACTATCTAAAAACTGGTTGATGATAAAGTCAGGACCAGTCAACTAGAAGTTTCAGCAGGTGCAATGCTCCTGTGCCTTCGTCTTGCATGGGCCCCTATGGCCATCAAGAcctaaacttttaatttattttcattcataattttataaatgaaaatttatataacatagtGGCCGACGTCTTGGCATAggtccccgtgatctgggcgacctgggttcgaattccggttcgggcatggttgttctttatctgtgagAATGAGCCCCTCTGTAAAAAGAAGTTGTGCaggcgaatgtgtgagtttcctcttcatatgagttagaagtcagacttct carries:
- the LOC129985206 gene encoding 2-Hydroxyacid oxidase 1-like; translation: MLCLKDFEEYAKNTMDRKTYAFYSQGAEREVTLRENLRAFTRYTFVPRWLRSKEERDLSTTVLGEKLSMPIGIAPMAYQRLAHPEGEVAAARAAADAGVIYTLSTVASSSIQEVAASRPNTSPLWMQLYVFKNRMGALKIIRRAEENGFKAIVLTVDTPVTGLQLKLWRNGLQLPPHIRAPNLEEALKENPIVDKEARRHTSNTDMLNGALSWEDVAWVKSVTKLPVILKGILSVEDALEAVKYGASAVWVSNHGGRQLDCSPNTLDVLPDIASALAGTGCEIYVDGGVRWGSDVLKALALGARCVFVGRPILYGLNHSGQDGVRSLLEILRSELDRAMHLAGCNSIGEIGPHLLQKRQLAKI